A stretch of the Clostridium fungisolvens genome encodes the following:
- a CDS encoding N-acetylmuramoyl-L-alanine amidase, with translation MKISKLAIDIGHNVQFDGGAVGIRSENELNYEVGIKLIEKCRAAGLTVINCTPRSATSLYDSLNQRVEAANNNNADFFISIHHNLCTGGHGSEILCIPGGRAEEAAKIILPEIAKLGLTNRGVKARNDLFVLKNTNMSAILIECAFCDSPIDMNNYNPENMAEAIFKGICRAFELNVSGHNGPTEQVNYYTVARGDTLCSISKRYGTTIEKIASLNNIANDDIIYVGQKILIK, from the coding sequence ATGAAAATATCAAAACTAGCTATAGATATAGGCCACAATGTTCAATTTGATGGGGGAGCAGTAGGTATAAGATCAGAAAATGAGCTTAATTATGAAGTAGGAATAAAGCTTATAGAAAAATGCAGAGCTGCAGGCTTGACTGTTATTAACTGTACTCCAAGGAGTGCAACTAGTCTTTATGACTCTCTAAATCAAAGAGTTGAAGCTGCAAATAATAACAATGCTGATTTCTTTATTTCTATTCATCATAATCTATGTACTGGAGGTCATGGATCGGAGATATTATGTATTCCAGGAGGAAGAGCTGAAGAAGCTGCTAAAATAATACTACCTGAGATTGCAAAGTTAGGACTTACTAATAGGGGAGTAAAAGCAAGAAATGATTTGTTTGTACTAAAAAACACTAATATGTCTGCAATACTTATAGAATGTGCTTTTTGTGATAGTCCTATTGACATGAATAATTATAATCCAGAGAATATGGCAGAGGCAATATTTAAAGGTATATGTAGGGCATTTGAGCTGAATGTATCAGGACATAATGGGCCTACTGAGCAAGTTAATTATTATACAGTAGCAAGAGGAGATACATTATGTTCAATATCTAAAAGATATGGAACTACAATTGAAAAAATAGCTTCACTGAATAATATTGCTAATGATGACATTATCTATGTAGGGCAGAAAATTTTAATCAAATAG
- a CDS encoding sigma-70 family RNA polymerase sigma factor, whose product MDYKHIENLVLLCKADNEEAKETLVSEFNPFIINLCKKSFVSGYEFEDIRNECYKTLFNCIKLYQPEKHRFVAYSTNAIKNSVNCLIRKSVRRQKTDGSKVVMLDTTLENITCYDLISAEDIIYRNQVKSHVNSIINTLTQEEKELIRYIFFKGYSMKKYSDFKMIPYFKVVDLKTNILNKLKLAFRVEKQHILIN is encoded by the coding sequence ATGGATTATAAACATATTGAAAATCTAGTACTGCTTTGTAAGGCAGATAATGAAGAGGCTAAAGAAACATTAGTTTCAGAGTTTAACCCTTTTATAATAAATCTATGTAAGAAGTCTTTTGTAAGTGGATATGAATTTGAAGATATAAGAAATGAATGCTATAAAACCTTATTTAATTGCATAAAGCTTTATCAACCTGAAAAACATAGGTTTGTGGCTTACTCTACTAATGCCATTAAGAATTCAGTAAATTGTCTTATAAGAAAATCTGTAAGGAGACAGAAAACTGATGGTTCTAAGGTAGTAATGTTAGATACTACCTTGGAAAACATAACTTGTTACGATTTGATTTCTGCTGAGGATATCATTTACCGCAATCAAGTAAAATCTCATGTAAACTCTATTATTAATACTCTAACTCAAGAAGAGAAAGAGCTTATAAGATATATTTTCTTTAAAGGTTACTCTATGAAAAAGTACTCTGATTTTAAGATGATTCCTTATTTCAAGGTAGTTGATTTGAAAACTAATATACTTAATAAACTCAAGCTCGCCTTTAGAGTAGAAAAGCAACATATACTCATAAATTAG
- a CDS encoding SMODS domain-containing nucleotidyltransferase: MSVNSYLQDLGSSLVLNSNEKSSITTSIDTLKTRLTSYFGDEIIDKVIFGSYTRETILPRKADEGSDIDLMVVFKNPNSYKPQSFLNRLKNFAEARYSTSEIYQSSPTIVLELNHIKFELVPAYVYFSMYYIPKNSSEWMYTNPNDFNNKLVECNKNNSYKIKPVVRLLKHWNIQKNYRGLYSYELEGKIANEMTYAYINCTSYTDFLKSSLYKLRTYYNADKIDNAISKIDEALQNEKNGYPYTAMNKIKEVFPEL, from the coding sequence ATGTCAGTTAATAGCTATTTACAAGACTTAGGAAGTTCACTAGTATTGAACTCGAATGAAAAAAGTAGTATAACAACATCTATTGATACGCTCAAGACGAGATTAACATCTTATTTTGGGGATGAGATTATAGATAAAGTAATTTTTGGATCTTACACTCGTGAAACTATATTACCTAGAAAAGCAGATGAAGGATCAGATATTGATTTAATGGTAGTGTTTAAAAATCCTAACAGTTATAAGCCACAGTCATTTCTAAATAGACTCAAGAATTTTGCAGAGGCAAGATATAGCACATCGGAAATTTATCAATCTAGCCCAACTATTGTATTGGAACTAAACCATATAAAATTTGAACTTGTACCTGCATATGTATACTTTAGCATGTACTATATCCCTAAAAATAGTAGTGAGTGGATGTACACAAATCCAAATGATTTCAATAACAAACTTGTAGAGTGTAATAAAAATAATTCTTATAAAATAAAACCAGTTGTAAGGTTGTTAAAACATTGGAATATACAAAAGAATTATCGTGGTTTATATTCATATGAGTTAGAAGGCAAAATTGCTAATGAAATGACTTATGCATATATAAATTGTACAAGTTATACTGATTTCCTAAAAAGTTCATTATATAAGCTTAGAACATATTATAATGCTGATAAAATAGATAATGCAATTTCTAAGATTGATGAAGCATTGCAAAATGAAAAAAATGGATATCCATATACAGCCATGAATAAAATAAAAGAAGTTTTCCCGGAGCTTTGA
- a CDS encoding type I restriction endonuclease subunit R encodes MTDELIKEKNFEEAIEEYLITKGGYEKGNPKSFDRELALDKETLINFIKSTQPKKWERYCTVYGTSAEDSFIKRFCKEVSTNGLLKILRKGFKDRGIEFKVCYFKPETSMNYETVEQYNKNILHCTRQLHYSLLNENSIDIVLFLNGIPVVSMELKCQFTGQTISNAIDQYKLDRSGKEAIFEFRNRVLVHFAVDLYEVYMATRLSGKNTYFLPFNQGSNGAGNVGGAGNPLNPDGYQTAYLWEKVLCKDRLMEILHKYLHLKKEEKEDKEGKKYTEESLIFPRYHQLDVVTKLLSDVKENGAGRNYLIQHSAGSGKSNSIAWLAHRLAGIHNDEDEKIFQSIIVVTDRRVLDSQLQETIYQFDHVLGVVECIDNKKRAIDLRDAINTAKRIIITTLQKFPVIYDQVKKDGSNFAIIVDEAHSSQTGEAAKKLKKALGNTEDVLEEYRQMESESEENTSDFQDELVDELLSHGRLNNLSFFAFTATPKEKTLQMFGEKQTDGTFRAFHIYSMRQAIEEHFILDVLKNYTTYKMYYKIAKKVADDPSIDSSKASKEISKYESLHPHNLAQKTAIMVEHFRSITKNKIDGHAKAMIVTSSRLHAVRYLLEFRRYIKEQGYTNLDVLVAFSGTVKDDDEDFTEEKLNHDKDGKNIKENQLKSQFHTDAFNMLIVAEKYQTGFDEPLLHTMFVDKKLSGVKAVQTLSRLNRTMRGKEDTFVLDFVNSAEEIQNSFQPYYEATVLEEETDPNVIYDLKNKLDEYQIYQQLEVERFAEAYYSKSDKNVQSTLTACIKPALDRYKAKEDHERDDFKSYLARFIRIYSFIIQVCRMYDKDMQKFFVYAKLLAKCLPPSGEDGPVEISDKIMLEYYKLSKTFDGSIAMESTDDYLPNIKGGVGGREKKNDPLSVIINKMNERFGTEFSEQDKVLEQMKLDFAKDEKIVNAAKANDKSLFKYLYEQKFKDVAVNRYEENDNFFMSLFSDEAKMKFIMDMMAEVIFKELKG; translated from the coding sequence ATGACGGATGAATTGATTAAGGAAAAGAATTTTGAAGAGGCTATTGAAGAATATCTTATAACAAAGGGTGGGTATGAAAAAGGTAATCCTAAAAGTTTTGATAGAGAGTTAGCTTTAGACAAAGAAACTCTTATTAACTTTATAAAATCAACCCAACCTAAAAAGTGGGAGAGATATTGTACTGTTTATGGAACTTCTGCAGAGGATAGCTTTATTAAGAGATTTTGCAAAGAAGTTAGCACTAATGGACTTTTAAAGATATTAAGAAAAGGTTTTAAGGATAGGGGCATTGAGTTTAAGGTTTGTTATTTTAAGCCTGAGACTTCGATGAATTATGAGACTGTAGAACAGTACAATAAGAATATACTTCATTGTACAAGACAGCTTCATTACTCTCTCTTAAATGAAAATAGTATTGATATAGTATTATTTTTGAATGGTATTCCAGTGGTATCTATGGAGCTTAAATGCCAGTTTACAGGGCAGACAATATCTAATGCTATTGACCAGTATAAGCTTGATAGATCAGGCAAAGAGGCTATATTTGAGTTTAGAAATAGAGTATTAGTTCATTTTGCTGTGGACTTATATGAAGTGTATATGGCCACAAGATTAAGTGGTAAAAACACTTATTTCCTTCCATTCAATCAAGGTTCTAACGGTGCTGGCAATGTAGGGGGAGCGGGAAATCCTCTTAATCCGGATGGTTATCAAACAGCATATCTTTGGGAAAAGGTACTTTGTAAAGATAGATTAATGGAGATACTTCATAAATATCTTCATCTTAAAAAGGAAGAAAAAGAAGATAAGGAAGGAAAGAAGTATACTGAAGAAAGTCTAATATTTCCTCGTTATCATCAGTTAGATGTAGTAACTAAGCTTCTTTCAGATGTTAAAGAAAATGGCGCTGGAAGGAATTATTTGATTCAACATAGTGCAGGAAGTGGTAAGTCTAACTCTATAGCTTGGCTTGCTCATAGACTTGCTGGTATTCATAATGATGAAGATGAAAAAATATTTCAATCAATCATAGTTGTTACAGACAGAAGAGTACTAGATAGTCAGCTTCAAGAAACAATCTATCAATTTGACCATGTACTTGGAGTAGTTGAATGTATTGATAATAAAAAGCGTGCTATTGATTTAAGAGATGCTATAAATACAGCAAAGAGAATCATAATTACTACACTGCAAAAATTCCCTGTGATCTACGATCAGGTAAAAAAAGATGGAAGTAACTTTGCTATTATCGTAGACGAAGCTCATTCAAGTCAAACTGGAGAAGCTGCAAAAAAATTAAAGAAAGCATTAGGCAATACTGAAGATGTATTAGAAGAGTATAGACAGATGGAAAGTGAGTCAGAGGAAAATACTTCTGATTTCCAGGATGAATTAGTTGATGAACTTTTATCCCATGGAAGATTAAACAATCTATCTTTCTTCGCCTTTACTGCAACTCCAAAGGAAAAGACCTTACAGATGTTTGGAGAAAAACAAACAGATGGAACTTTTAGAGCTTTTCATATTTATTCTATGAGGCAAGCTATTGAAGAGCATTTTATCTTAGATGTATTGAAAAATTACACTACCTATAAAATGTATTATAAGATTGCTAAGAAGGTAGCTGATGATCCAAGCATTGATAGCAGCAAGGCAAGTAAGGAAATCTCAAAGTATGAGTCCTTGCATCCACATAATTTGGCACAAAAAACTGCAATTATGGTAGAGCATTTTAGAAGTATAACAAAGAATAAAATAGATGGACATGCTAAAGCAATGATAGTTACTTCTTCTCGTCTTCATGCAGTAAGATATCTATTAGAGTTTAGAAGATATATAAAGGAACAAGGCTATACTAATTTAGATGTATTAGTTGCATTTTCAGGTACTGTTAAAGATGATGATGAAGACTTTACAGAGGAAAAGCTAAATCATGATAAGGATGGAAAAAACATTAAAGAAAATCAACTTAAATCTCAATTCCATACTGATGCTTTTAATATGCTAATAGTTGCTGAAAAGTATCAAACAGGCTTTGATGAACCATTACTACACACTATGTTTGTGGATAAAAAATTGTCAGGGGTAAAAGCTGTACAGACACTCTCAAGACTTAATAGAACCATGAGAGGAAAGGAAGATACATTTGTTCTTGATTTTGTAAATTCAGCAGAGGAAATACAGAACTCCTTCCAGCCTTATTATGAAGCGACTGTATTAGAAGAAGAAACAGATCCTAATGTTATTTATGATTTGAAAAATAAGTTAGATGAGTATCAAATATATCAGCAATTAGAAGTAGAAAGATTTGCAGAAGCATATTATTCAAAGAGTGATAAGAATGTACAATCTACTCTTACAGCATGCATTAAACCAGCCTTAGATCGTTATAAGGCTAAAGAAGATCATGAGAGAGATGATTTTAAATCATACTTAGCAAGGTTCATACGTATTTACTCCTTCATCATACAAGTATGCCGTATGTACGATAAGGATATGCAGAAGTTTTTTGTATATGCAAAACTCTTAGCTAAATGTCTGCCTCCATCTGGGGAAGATGGACCAGTAGAAATTTCAGATAAAATCATGCTGGAATACTATAAGCTATCTAAGACCTTTGATGGAAGTATTGCTATGGAAAGCACAGATGACTATCTACCTAATATAAAAGGCGGAGTAGGTGGAAGAGAAAAGAAGAATGATCCACTATCGGTGATTATTAATAAGATGAATGAACGATTTGGAACAGAATTCTCAGAACAAGATAAGGTTCTAGAGCAAATGAAGCTAGACTTTGCTAAAGATGAAAAGATTGTTAATGCAGCAAAAGCAAATGATAAATCCCTATTTAAATATCTATATGAACAAAAGTTCAAAGATGTAGCTGTTAATCGCTATGAAGAAAATGATAACTTCTTTATGAGCCTCTTTAGTGATGAAGCTAAAATGAAGTTTATCATGGATATGATGGCTGAGGTTATATTTAAGGAATTAAAAGGGTAA
- a CDS encoding DUF3990 domain-containing protein translates to MILYHGSNVKVEKPAILKANRTLDFGNGFYTTSNKEQAYKWAKIKQARENSTQGFISIYKFDEDIFNDKAIKTIVFDEANEQWLNFVIDNRMNAGYTHDYDIIKGPVADDRVYACLNAFENKFMDIETAIKELRTYKLADQISFHSIKALSFLDFIECEVI, encoded by the coding sequence TTGATACTATACCATGGTAGTAATGTTAAGGTTGAGAAGCCTGCCATATTAAAAGCCAATAGAACTCTAGATTTCGGAAATGGCTTTTACACTACTTCAAATAAAGAGCAAGCCTATAAATGGGCAAAGATAAAGCAGGCTAGAGAAAATTCTACTCAAGGTTTTATAAGTATATATAAATTTGATGAAGATATTTTTAATGATAAAGCTATAAAGACTATAGTTTTTGATGAAGCAAATGAGCAGTGGCTTAATTTTGTAATAGATAATAGGATGAATGCTGGGTATACTCATGACTACGATATTATAAAAGGACCGGTAGCGGATGACAGAGTTTACGCTTGTCTTAATGCTTTTGAAAACAAGTTTATGGATATTGAAACTGCAATAAAAGAACTTAGAACATATAAACTAGCAGATCAAATATCTTTCCATTCTATAAAGGCCCTTAGCTTTTTAGATTTTATTGAATGCGAGGTGATTTAG
- a CDS encoding DUF3791 domain-containing protein encodes MSELNREEQIIEFVSFCIENFKVKHNMKGKDVANLFKDSNAIHFLAENYDILHTQGKDYIIQEIEIFLRNRGYNF; translated from the coding sequence ATGAGTGAGTTAAATAGGGAAGAACAGATAATAGAGTTTGTTTCTTTTTGTATAGAAAATTTTAAAGTGAAGCACAACATGAAGGGAAAGGATGTAGCTAACCTATTTAAGGATAGTAATGCAATTCATTTTTTAGCTGAAAACTATGATATATTACACACACAGGGTAAGGATTATATAATTCAGGAAATTGAGATATTCCTAAGAAATAGGGGATATAACTTTTAA
- a CDS encoding restriction endonuclease subunit S yields the protein MTRKMKDSGIEWIGEIPEDWTIMKLKSVVETTKGYAFKSEMFSDNGVPVVKASDLKKQTVVKSEAFIREEIANDYVNVKLSTNDILMSTVGSTPDVVNSAVGQLALLPKELDNSLLNQNVVRWMPKKRVDNLFLFYYLSTHAFRKYLDLIAHGTANQASLTLKEMLDYSVPIPTDKEQLKIRNYLNTKCSKIDETIEKQKQVIEKLKAYKQSVITEAVTKGLKPDVPMKYSGIEWIGEIPEHWNYFRIKYNTYLKGRIGWQGLKASEFIDDGPYLVTGTDFEGGSVNWNKCYHISKERYDEAPDIHIKIGDLIITKDGTVGKLAYIDSLPGLASLNSHLLVVRPTTEYYTNKYLFWVLSSSIFKMYTGLSQDGSIMSSLSQEKINNFSFPIPTIEEQTSIICYLEKKCSEIDRYILQKDVLIQKLTEYKKSLIYECVTGKREV from the coding sequence ATGACTAGGAAGATGAAGGACAGTGGGATTGAATGGATTGGAGAGATACCTGAGGATTGGACTATTATGAAGTTAAAGTCAGTTGTTGAAACAACAAAAGGATATGCATTTAAATCAGAAATGTTTTCAGATAATGGAGTTCCAGTTGTAAAAGCAAGTGACTTGAAAAAACAAACAGTTGTAAAGAGTGAAGCTTTTATTAGAGAAGAAATAGCAAATGATTATGTAAATGTCAAGCTATCAACTAATGATATTCTGATGTCAACTGTTGGAAGTACACCGGATGTAGTAAATTCAGCTGTGGGTCAATTAGCACTTTTACCTAAGGAGTTAGATAACTCGTTATTGAATCAAAATGTAGTAAGATGGATGCCTAAAAAAAGAGTCGATAATTTATTTCTTTTCTACTATTTATCTACCCATGCTTTTAGAAAGTATCTTGATTTAATTGCGCATGGTACAGCAAATCAAGCTAGCTTAACATTGAAAGAGATGTTAGATTATAGTGTTCCAATTCCAACAGATAAGGAGCAACTGAAAATAAGGAATTATTTGAATACTAAGTGTTCTAAAATAGACGAAACTATAGAAAAACAAAAACAGGTAATTGAAAAGCTAAAAGCATATAAGCAATCAGTTATTACAGAAGCAGTGACAAAGGGATTAAAGCCTGATGTACCAATGAAATATAGTGGAATTGAATGGATTGGGGAAATTCCTGAACATTGGAATTATTTTAGAATAAAGTATAATACTTATTTAAAAGGCAGAATAGGTTGGCAAGGATTAAAGGCATCTGAATTTATTGATGATGGTCCGTACTTAGTTACAGGAACTGACTTTGAAGGGGGAAGTGTTAACTGGAATAAATGTTATCATATTTCAAAAGAAAGATATGATGAAGCACCAGATATTCATATAAAGATTGGCGACTTAATTATAACTAAGGATGGAACTGTTGGAAAATTGGCGTACATAGATAGCTTACCAGGATTAGCGTCACTAAATAGTCATTTGCTAGTAGTGAGGCCTACAACAGAATATTATACAAATAAGTACTTATTTTGGGTTTTGAGTAGTTCAATCTTTAAGATGTACACTGGATTATCTCAGGATGGATCAATAATGTCATCGCTATCTCAAGAAAAAATAAATAATTTTAGTTTTCCGATACCTACAATTGAGGAGCAAACTAGCATAATTTGCTATCTAGAGAAAAAATGCAGTGAAATTGATAGATATATACTACAAAAAGACGTATTAATCCAAAAACTAACCGAATACAAAAAAAGCCTAATCTACGAATGTGTCACTGGTAAAAGAGAAGTATAG
- a CDS encoding type I restriction-modification system subunit M, producing MSISFNINEKANLIWAIADKLTGVYKPHEYGEVILPLTVIRRFDCILADTKEAVFKKNESVGHLPMKDVFLTRESGYSFYNTSKYDFEKLLSDPDGIEANFRSYLNGYSSNVRSIIEKFNFDGQITRLAEKNLLYIVIQEFTTPKADLHPDKISNLEMGYIFEEIIRKFSEAHNEDAGQHYTPREVIELMVNILFDHDSDLLTGGIAKTIYDPACGTGGMLSVADDYLKKLNNNAELISFGQEINDQTFAICKADILIKGGNADNIKNGNTLSDDQFKEDKFDYILSNPPFGREWKNDKAAVEKEAKLGFAGRFGAGLPAVGDGQMLFLQTAISKMKPQGSKVAIIHNGSPLFTGDAGSGPSEIRRYLLENDLLEAIVALPNDIFYNTGIATYIWIISNKKPSYRKGKVQLINASELYEKRRKSLGNKRNDIPKHYIDEITKLYGEFKETEISKVFDNEDFGYAKIVVERPQLDENGEIVLKKGKPVADTSLRDTENVPLKEHIDEYFKREVLPFAPDAWIDKSKTKIGYEIPFTRYFYKYTPPKPAMELMAEIMEIEMELSGALEEIFND from the coding sequence ATGAGTATAAGTTTCAACATAAATGAAAAAGCAAATTTGATATGGGCAATAGCTGATAAATTAACAGGAGTATATAAGCCACATGAATATGGTGAAGTTATTCTTCCACTTACTGTTATCAGACGTTTTGACTGTATATTAGCAGATACTAAAGAAGCGGTTTTTAAAAAGAATGAATCAGTAGGCCATCTTCCTATGAAGGATGTATTTTTAACTAGAGAATCAGGATATTCATTTTATAACACAAGTAAATATGATTTTGAAAAGTTACTTAGTGATCCTGATGGGATTGAAGCTAATTTTAGATCTTATTTAAATGGATATTCTTCAAATGTTCGCAGCATAATTGAAAAGTTTAATTTTGATGGTCAGATAACAAGGCTTGCAGAAAAGAATCTTTTATATATAGTTATTCAAGAGTTTACAACTCCTAAGGCTGATTTGCATCCAGATAAAATATCTAACCTCGAGATGGGATATATATTTGAAGAAATCATACGTAAATTCTCAGAAGCACATAACGAGGATGCTGGACAGCACTATACTCCAAGAGAAGTTATTGAGCTTATGGTTAATATTCTTTTTGATCATGATAGTGATCTATTAACTGGAGGTATAGCTAAGACAATTTATGACCCTGCCTGCGGAACTGGTGGTATGCTTTCTGTTGCAGATGATTATTTGAAAAAGCTTAATAATAACGCTGAACTTATAAGCTTTGGCCAAGAAATAAATGATCAAACCTTTGCTATCTGTAAAGCAGATATTCTTATTAAAGGTGGAAATGCAGATAATATAAAGAATGGAAATACATTATCTGATGATCAATTTAAAGAAGATAAGTTTGACTATATCCTTTCCAACCCTCCCTTTGGACGTGAATGGAAAAATGATAAAGCTGCAGTTGAAAAAGAAGCTAAGCTAGGTTTTGCAGGACGCTTTGGAGCAGGACTACCAGCAGTAGGGGATGGGCAAATGCTATTCTTACAAACTGCTATTTCAAAGATGAAACCTCAAGGCTCAAAGGTTGCTATTATTCATAATGGTTCTCCATTATTTACAGGAGATGCTGGTAGTGGACCTTCTGAAATAAGAAGATATTTATTAGAAAATGACTTGTTAGAAGCTATTGTAGCCTTGCCAAATGATATTTTCTATAACACAGGAATAGCTACTTATATATGGATAATATCAAACAAGAAGCCATCCTATCGTAAGGGAAAAGTGCAGCTTATTAATGCAAGTGAACTTTATGAAAAACGCAGAAAGTCCCTAGGAAATAAGAGAAATGATATTCCTAAGCATTATATAGATGAGATAACAAAACTATATGGCGAGTTTAAAGAAACAGAAATAAGCAAAGTATTTGATAATGAAGATTTTGGCTATGCAAAGATTGTTGTAGAAAGACCTCAGCTTGATGAAAATGGAGAAATTGTACTTAAAAAAGGAAAACCAGTAGCTGACACATCCCTTCGTGATACAGAAAATGTACCACTAAAAGAACATATAGATGAATACTTTAAAAGAGAAGTGCTACCTTTTGCACCAGATGCATGGATAGATAAAAGCAAGACAAAGATAGGCTATGAAATACCATTTACACGTTACTTCTATAAATACACTCCACCAAAGCCAGCTATGGAGTTAATGGCTGAGATAATGGAAATAGAGATGGAACTATCAGGAGCTTTGGAGGAAATATTCAATGACTAG